One Ruegeria pomeroyi DSS-3 genomic region harbors:
- a CDS encoding LysR family transcriptional regulator, producing the protein MTASLTALRAFDAAARNGSFRAAAADLNVTPTAISHHIRGLEDQLGVKLFRREGRDVALTDDGRRLADATNQAFGLLDNAVQSLRRSARKAVRVSAGPIFTARWLMPRISDFWEAHREIELEVVPAIHPGARDRENVDIVIRWDRIADMGRDAVKLLELSPVAIASEDFVAKRGPIDHPKDLLILPLLHQRNHWGWLDWFEAMGVSLADPLYGPIFEDANVLLRGAAEGQGAIIGWLPLIDQDLAEKRVVRVFDERIAPTHGYFVDVQHNSRARVEVRAVEDWLISQS; encoded by the coding sequence GGCGGCGGATCTTAACGTGACCCCGACAGCAATCAGTCATCATATTCGCGGATTGGAGGACCAGCTTGGCGTCAAGCTTTTCAGGCGCGAAGGTCGTGATGTCGCCCTAACAGACGATGGAAGGCGTTTGGCCGATGCGACCAATCAGGCCTTTGGCCTGTTGGACAATGCGGTTCAATCCCTTCGGCGAAGCGCCCGAAAAGCGGTGCGAGTTTCGGCGGGGCCGATCTTTACGGCGCGCTGGCTGATGCCGCGGATCAGTGATTTCTGGGAGGCCCATCGCGAGATCGAATTGGAAGTGGTGCCAGCCATTCATCCCGGCGCACGCGACCGCGAGAATGTCGATATCGTCATCCGCTGGGACCGCATCGCCGACATGGGCCGTGATGCGGTCAAACTGCTCGAGCTCAGCCCCGTTGCCATAGCATCTGAAGATTTCGTTGCCAAACGAGGCCCTATCGATCACCCCAAGGATCTGTTGATCCTGCCCCTGTTGCACCAAAGAAATCACTGGGGATGGCTGGACTGGTTCGAAGCAATGGGAGTTTCACTAGCCGACCCGCTCTACGGACCGATCTTCGAGGATGCAAACGTGTTGTTGCGCGGCGCTGCCGAAGGTCAAGGGGCAATCATTGGCTGGCTTCCATTGATCGACCAGGATCTGGCGGAAAAGAGAGTCGTTCGGGTTTTCGATGAACGTATCGCCCCGACCCATGGCTATTTTGTCGACGTCCAGCACAACAGCAGGGCTCGTGTTGAGGTTCGAGCGGTTGAGGATTGGCTAATCTCGCAATCATGA
- a CDS encoding NADP-dependent isocitrate dehydrogenase produces MAEKMNSDILYTIVDEAPELASASFLPIIRKFVSAADITVGTPDISLAGRIIATFPENLTADQRQSDDLAALGELVKTPTANVIKLPNISASVPQLVAAIEELQNQGYDIPSYPEAPATDAEKDIRARYDAIKGSAVNPVLREGNSDRRSAKAVKSYAQKNPHSMGEWVSTSKTKVSSMPGNDFYANEKSATITAAQAGKARIEFIGADGSVSELKKNWQLDEGTVADATFMSVKALGAFLAEAIEDTKADGTMFSLHMKATMMKVSDPIIFGHAVKAWLAPVFEQYGDRMAALGVNPNSGLGDLLERVKGDAEILAAIEAVKADRPAMYMVDSDKGITNLHVPSDVIIDASMPAVIRAGGKGWDQTGAKGDTNCVIPDRCYATVYDETINFFKANGALDVTTAGSVANVGLMAQKAEEYGSHPTTFEAPANGTIRIVLANGDVLHSHAVEAGDIWRACTVKKAPIENWIQLAMDRQRLTGSEAIFWLDANRAHDAQLIAYVKPVLEAAGVADKFQILAPREATAQSLKTITAGKDSIAITGNVLRDYLTDLFPILELGTSAKMLSIVKLMQGGGLFETGAGGSAPKHVQQLVEENHLRWDSMGEFCALGESLNFLADSRGNAKAGVLGRAAEAATQGILDFNRSPSRKVGQPDNRDSHYWFARYWAEALAAQSDDADLAAEFAPLANALADGEQAILTELAAAQGKAADIGGYYKPSADLKAAIMRPSATLNAIIG; encoded by the coding sequence ATGGCTGAAAAAATGAACTCCGACATATTGTATACCATTGTAGACGAAGCGCCGGAGCTGGCCAGCGCCTCGTTCCTGCCGATCATCCGCAAGTTCGTTTCGGCGGCGGATATCACGGTTGGAACCCCCGATATCTCGCTGGCGGGCCGCATCATCGCCACCTTCCCGGAAAACCTGACCGCCGATCAGCGCCAGTCCGACGATCTGGCCGCCCTGGGCGAGCTGGTGAAGACGCCCACCGCCAATGTGATCAAGCTGCCCAACATCTCGGCCTCGGTGCCGCAGCTGGTGGCCGCGATCGAGGAATTGCAGAACCAGGGTTATGACATCCCGTCCTATCCCGAGGCGCCCGCCACCGACGCGGAAAAGGACATCCGCGCGCGTTATGACGCGATCAAGGGCTCGGCGGTGAACCCGGTCCTGCGCGAAGGCAACTCAGACCGGCGCTCGGCCAAGGCGGTCAAGAGCTATGCGCAGAAGAACCCGCATTCGATGGGTGAATGGGTCTCGACCTCGAAGACCAAGGTCAGCTCGATGCCGGGCAACGATTTCTATGCCAACGAGAAATCGGCCACCATCACCGCCGCGCAGGCGGGCAAGGCACGGATCGAGTTCATCGGTGCCGATGGCAGCGTGAGCGAGCTGAAGAAGAACTGGCAGCTGGACGAAGGCACCGTTGCCGATGCGACCTTTATGTCGGTCAAGGCGCTGGGTGCGTTCCTGGCCGAGGCCATCGAGGACACCAAGGCCGACGGCACCATGTTCTCGCTGCACATGAAGGCCACGATGATGAAGGTCAGCGACCCGATCATCTTTGGCCACGCGGTCAAGGCCTGGCTGGCGCCGGTGTTCGAACAGTATGGCGACCGCATGGCGGCGCTGGGGGTAAACCCGAATTCCGGTCTGGGCGACCTGCTGGAGCGGGTCAAGGGCGACGCCGAGATCCTGGCCGCCATCGAGGCGGTCAAGGCGGATCGTCCGGCCATGTACATGGTCGACAGCGACAAGGGCATCACCAACCTGCACGTGCCGTCTGACGTGATCATCGACGCCTCGATGCCCGCCGTGATCCGCGCGGGCGGCAAGGGTTGGGATCAGACCGGCGCCAAGGGCGACACCAATTGCGTGATCCCCGACCGCTGCTATGCGACCGTCTATGACGAGACCATCAACTTCTTCAAGGCCAACGGCGCGCTGGACGTGACCACCGCCGGTTCGGTGGCCAACGTCGGCCTGATGGCCCAGAAGGCCGAGGAATACGGCAGCCACCCGACCACGTTCGAGGCGCCCGCCAACGGCACCATCCGCATCGTGCTGGCCAATGGCGACGTGCTGCATTCGCATGCGGTCGAGGCGGGCGATATCTGGCGCGCCTGCACCGTCAAGAAGGCGCCGATCGAGAACTGGATCCAGCTGGCGATGGACCGTCAGCGCCTGACCGGCTCCGAGGCGATCTTCTGGCTGGATGCCAACCGTGCCCATGACGCGCAGCTGATCGCCTATGTCAAACCGGTGCTTGAGGCGGCGGGCGTGGCCGACAAGTTCCAGATCCTGGCCCCGCGCGAGGCAACGGCGCAATCGCTGAAGACCATCACCGCAGGCAAGGACAGCATCGCCATCACCGGCAACGTGCTGCGCGATTACCTGACCGACCTGTTCCCGATCCTGGAGCTGGGCACCAGCGCCAAGATGCTGTCGATCGTCAAGCTGATGCAGGGCGGCGGGCTGTTCGAGACCGGCGCCGGTGGTTCGGCCCCCAAACACGTGCAGCAGCTGGTCGAGGAAAACCACCTGCGCTGGGATTCGATGGGTGAATTCTGCGCGCTCGGGGAAAGCCTGAACTTCCTCGCCGACAGCCGCGGCAATGCCAAGGCCGGGGTGCTGGGCCGCGCCGCCGAGGCGGCGACCCAGGGCATTCTGGATTTCAACCGCAGCCCCAGCCGCAAGGTGGGCCAGCCCGACAACCGCGACAGCCATTACTGGTTCGCCCGCTACTGGGCCGAGGCGCTGGCGGCGCAATCCGACGATGCCGATCTGGCCGCCGAGTTTGCCCCGCTGGCCAATGCACTGGCCGATGGCGAACAGGCGATCCTGACCGAACTGGCCGCAGCCCAGGGCAAAGCGGCCGATATCGGCGGCTATTACAAGCCCTCGGCCGATTTGAAGGCCGCGATCATGCGGCCCTCGGCCACGCTGAACGCGATCATCGGCTGA